The Lactobacillus sp. CBA3605 genome contains a region encoding:
- a CDS encoding GHKL domain-containing protein, producing the protein MIEPSIMVGLLQMFFLIFGVMFIYTFTIQSINFWSLVKTIVFSICFALVGGIINDGLFLMVFGYMFFSEWVRQRTLKMDFGRLNILLLLISLQNLILSFSSAISKLILFNIMKSRSLVALSRAGTLFVIVEVGIVYTIALFLLEVSLKYIRKHPDVIIQVRQLKIDARIFVILFVLFFSIELLLMISDMEGVTAKIQMTLLFTFTLMVGLMGSQMGFIIRTYARQQALENEKLQNQQLNNYLKSIEQQYMALRRFKHDYRNLIISLTVKNEDQDIRSTDDYLTNLKKQAMPSVDLDDSQIVQVQNLGNEAVKGLIVQKFFDARKRGVKLNIEIMDKQFKVNQDLVTLVRIIGNLLDNAIDQAEKMVDKTVVIAFNEIGETAEISIENAIDNTFDVNKIFKPGYSSKGPNRGLGLDNVKDLIAKQNNLFLDIETPSNKVRMTLIMTKE; encoded by the coding sequence ATGATTGAACCCAGTATTATGGTTGGTCTTTTACAGATGTTTTTTCTGATTTTTGGTGTTATGTTCATTTATACGTTCACTATTCAAAGTATTAATTTTTGGTCTTTAGTAAAAACTATCGTGTTTAGTATCTGTTTTGCCCTTGTTGGTGGCATCATAAATGATGGTCTTTTTTTGATGGTTTTTGGTTATATGTTCTTCTCTGAGTGGGTCAGACAACGAACCCTTAAGATGGATTTTGGACGCTTAAACATTTTGTTGCTATTAATATCGTTACAAAATTTAATTTTGTCGTTTTCATCAGCGATAAGCAAGTTAATTTTATTTAACATAATGAAGAGTCGTTCTTTAGTAGCATTGTCTAGAGCTGGTACCTTGTTTGTGATTGTTGAAGTAGGAATTGTGTATACAATTGCACTATTTTTATTGGAGGTATCACTAAAGTACATACGAAAACATCCTGATGTGATAATACAAGTACGACAACTAAAAATTGATGCTAGAATTTTCGTTATCTTATTTGTATTATTTTTCTCAATTGAATTATTGTTAATGATTAGTGATATGGAAGGTGTTACAGCCAAAATTCAAATGACGTTACTTTTCACCTTTACGTTAATGGTTGGGTTGATGGGCTCACAAATGGGATTTATTATAAGAACCTATGCTCGACAACAAGCACTTGAAAATGAAAAATTGCAAAACCAACAATTGAATAATTATTTGAAGAGCATTGAGCAACAATACATGGCATTAAGACGGTTTAAACATGATTATCGGAATTTGATAATTAGTTTAACTGTTAAAAATGAAGACCAAGATATTAGAAGTACAGATGATTATCTAACTAATTTAAAAAAACAAGCTATGCCATCGGTTGATTTGGATGATTCTCAAATTGTACAAGTCCAGAATTTAGGAAATGAAGCTGTTAAAGGTTTAATCGTACAGAAATTTTTTGATGCAAGAAAACGCGGTGTGAAATTGAATATTGAAATAATGGATAAACAGTTCAAGGTGAACCAAGACTTAGTTACGTTAGTGCGGATCATAGGTAATTTGTTAGATAATGCTATTGATCAGGCCGAAAAAATGGTAGATAAGACAGTCGTAATTGCGTTTAACGAAATTGGCGAAACCGCTGAAATTTCAATTGAGAATGCGATTGATAATACTTTTGATGTCAATAAAATTTTCAAGCCCGGTTATTCTTCGAAGGGGCCTAATCGGGGATTAGGCTTAGATAATGTTAAAGATTTGATTGCGAAACAAAACAATCTATTCTTAGATATTGAAACACCAAGTAATAAAGTTCGCATGACTTTAATCATGACAAAGGAGTAA
- a CDS encoding lactococcin family bacteriocin produces MMIKKMRGLSSYTGLGNLNTMASTQLATVTGGKIVKYMTVGPFTLYKNTKTGKITRRQTTSTASWTAKTMAFGWAKSFHG; encoded by the coding sequence ATGATGATCAAAAAAATGCGAGGTTTATCAAGTTATACTGGACTCGGGAATCTGAATACGATGGCTTCAACACAATTGGCGACGGTTACGGGTGGAAAGATTGTTAAATATATGACGGTTGGGCCGTTTACACTTTATAAAAATACTAAAACTGGAAAAATCACTCGTCGTCAAACGACGAGTACTGCAAGTTGGACAGCCAAGACGATGGCGTTTGGTTGGGCTAAATCTTTTCACGGATAA
- a CDS encoding CPBP family intramembrane glutamic endopeptidase translates to MNKIIRKDNLPKAALDFIVSMLLYTLGQLPLLINNSWRSSMITISLTFLELMLGGLVIVMIWKIYMTAGYSHHNKWPIKTYLYNVIIGYLSLNTINLSLGAFQSKITENQQTVITGLHSSSLPLYFIWLVFMAPIIEELIFRGILMDFCFKKQAIISASMTSGIVFGLFHGYSNLAGLLTYSGMGLVFALFYRWTGKLSVVILIHGLNNLIVFFEIYLLPDFEPSLLWLLTINISLIIGLIVLKNSYHHYHNVKTNF, encoded by the coding sequence ATGAATAAAATTATTAGAAAAGATAATCTGCCAAAGGCCGCTCTGGATTTTATTGTCAGTATGCTTCTATATACCTTGGGCCAGCTACCACTACTCATTAATAATTCCTGGCGCTCTAGCATGATCACTATCAGTTTAACTTTCTTAGAACTTATGCTAGGTGGTCTCGTTATTGTTATGATTTGGAAAATTTACATGACCGCTGGCTACTCTCACCACAATAAATGGCCTATCAAAACCTATTTATACAATGTAATAATTGGCTATTTAAGCTTGAATACAATTAATCTTAGTTTGGGTGCCTTCCAATCTAAGATTACTGAAAATCAACAAACTGTTATAACTGGTCTTCACAGTAGCTCTCTGCCACTATATTTTATTTGGCTAGTTTTTATGGCACCGATTATTGAAGAACTAATTTTCAGAGGGATCCTGATGGACTTTTGCTTCAAAAAACAAGCCATTATCAGTGCCAGCATGACTAGTGGAATCGTCTTTGGTCTATTTCATGGCTATAGTAATCTTGCTGGCTTATTAACTTATAGCGGTATGGGACTAGTATTCGCATTATTTTATCGTTGGACTGGTAAGTTATCCGTAGTCATTTTAATTCATGGTCTGAATAATCTAATTGTCTTTTTTGAAATCTACTTATTACCAGATTTCGAACCAAGCCTTTTATGGTTACTTACAATTAACATCAGTCTCATTATTGGATTGATCGTCCTAAAAAATAGCTATCACCATTACCATAATGTAAAAACAAACTTCTGA
- a CDS encoding bacteriocin immunity protein, producing MKKKIDILNTLDVLIKDPTISKVERQLLSDAKLALAKGIYDEKVAATLKSQLSKLALAKNLTPVLVPFFTELSRQYLGTGKRGMLYTI from the coding sequence ATGAAAAAAAAGATCGATATTCTTAATACCTTGGATGTTTTAATTAAGGATCCAACTATTTCAAAGGTTGAACGGCAATTGTTATCAGATGCTAAGCTTGCGCTTGCTAAGGGAATCTACGATGAAAAGGTTGCCGCAACCTTAAAATCTCAGCTTTCCAAGTTAGCATTGGCGAAGAATTTAACACCGGTACTCGTGCCATTTTTCACTGAGCTTTCTCGCCAATATCTTGGTACTGGTAAGCGTGGGATGCTCTATACGATATAG
- the argF gene encoding ornithine carbamoyltransferase: MNHFEGRSFLKEIDYTSAELTYLIDFAIHLKALKQHHIPHPYLQGKNIALLFEKASTRTRSAFTVAANDLGAHPEFLGQADIQLGKKESVIDTAKVLGSMFDGIEFRGFDQKTVAQLAEYSGVPVWNGLTDTWHPTQMIADFMTLKEHFGHLAGLTLTYVGDGRNNMANSLLVTGAMLGVNVKIGAPTDLQPAPEIVAIAQQLAAKSGSQLLITADPQQAVAQADALYTDVWVSMGEKVDYGSRIQALLPFQLNTALVAATGKTTTVVMHCLPAIHDQQTVIGAKLGQQFDLDAVEITDAVFNGPQAVIFQEAGNRMPAIKAIMAASLGHLFIPDQLFS; this comes from the coding sequence ATGAATCATTTTGAAGGTCGGTCATTTTTAAAGGAAATAGATTACACATCAGCGGAGTTAACTTATTTAATTGATTTTGCGATTCATTTAAAAGCGCTAAAGCAACACCATATTCCGCATCCTTATTTACAAGGTAAAAATATTGCTTTGCTATTTGAAAAAGCGTCAACTCGAACCCGCTCGGCATTCACCGTTGCGGCCAATGACCTGGGAGCGCATCCGGAGTTCCTGGGACAGGCGGACATTCAGTTAGGAAAAAAAGAATCGGTTATTGATACAGCCAAAGTGTTGGGTAGCATGTTTGATGGCATTGAATTTCGCGGTTTTGACCAAAAAACGGTTGCACAGTTGGCCGAATATAGTGGGGTACCAGTGTGGAATGGCTTAACCGATACTTGGCATCCCACGCAAATGATTGCGGATTTTATGACTTTGAAAGAACATTTTGGGCATTTAGCGGGATTGACGTTAACTTACGTCGGTGATGGCCGCAATAATATGGCGAACAGTCTGTTAGTTACGGGTGCAATGTTGGGTGTCAACGTGAAGATTGGTGCGCCAACCGACTTACAACCGGCACCTGAAATTGTTGCGATTGCGCAACAACTAGCGGCTAAAAGTGGGAGTCAGTTGCTGATTACTGCAGATCCGCAACAAGCTGTCGCTCAAGCGGATGCCTTGTATACGGATGTTTGGGTGTCGATGGGTGAAAAAGTTGATTATGGGTCACGCATTCAGGCGCTATTGCCATTTCAGCTTAATACGGCCTTAGTTGCCGCAACCGGGAAAACCACAACGGTTGTGATGCATTGCTTGCCAGCGATTCATGATCAGCAAACCGTCATTGGTGCAAAATTAGGTCAACAATTTGATTTGGATGCGGTCGAAATTACCGATGCCGTCTTCAATGGCCCCCAAGCGGTCATTTTTCAAGAAGCTGGAAATCGAATGCCTGCGATTAAAGCCATCATGGCGGCCAGTCTGGGTCATTTATTTATTCCAGATCAGCTTTTTAGTTAA
- the cbpA gene encoding cyclic di-AMP binding protein CbpA → MLLKTLVKPKERLTTVTADATLAEALQVLEDSGFRCVPILDETGHIFRGNVYKMHIYRHKSRGGDMSLPVTALLKNATKTIQVDAAFYNVFFSIKDLPYIAVLDEHGYFYGILTHTRLLDMLSQSWNVNVGSYVLTVVSIGERGDLAAMAKIITKYTSIAGCLTLDVQSGTLGHRTLFTLPEDVDTEKLKRITDNLNRKQFKVIEVEDLQAE, encoded by the coding sequence ATGTTATTAAAAACACTCGTTAAACCGAAAGAACGTTTAACTACGGTCACCGCCGACGCAACACTAGCGGAAGCGCTCCAAGTCTTAGAAGATTCTGGCTTCCGATGTGTCCCAATCCTAGACGAAACCGGGCACATTTTCCGCGGTAACGTTTATAAAATGCACATTTATCGGCATAAATCACGGGGTGGCGATATGTCGTTACCAGTTACGGCGCTTTTAAAGAATGCCACTAAAACGATCCAAGTTGACGCAGCCTTTTACAACGTCTTCTTCTCCATTAAAGACCTACCTTACATCGCCGTTTTAGATGAACATGGTTATTTCTACGGCATCTTGACCCATACGCGACTCCTCGACATGCTCTCACAATCCTGGAACGTCAACGTTGGTAGCTATGTTTTGACTGTCGTTTCAATTGGTGAACGGGGTGACTTAGCCGCCATGGCCAAGATTATCACGAAATATACCTCGATTGCTGGTTGTTTGACGCTAGATGTGCAAAGTGGCACGCTCGGTCACCGGACCCTGTTCACCTTGCCGGAAGACGTTGATACAGAAAAACTCAAACGCATTACCGATAACTTGAATCGCAAACAATTTAAAGTGATTGAAGTGGAAGATTTACAAGCTGAATAA
- the carB gene encoding carbamoyl-phosphate synthase large subunit, whose protein sequence is MPKNINIHSIVVIGSGPIKIGQAAEFDYAGTQACLSLKATGYHVILINSNPATIMTDTDTADEVFLKPLTLPSVTKILEQTQPDALLPTLGGQTALNLAMALDQAGVLTRLHIQLLGTSLKTINQAEDRAAFKALMTTLHQPTPASTTVHHIATALTFAEQIGYPVIVRPAFTLGGFGGGIATNATALTQILQRGLTLSPVTECLIEQSIAGFKEIEFEVMRDNVGTKIVVCSMENFDPVGIHTGDSIVYAPAQTLSDTEYQNLRNAALTIVDALDIKGGCNVQLAQDPASNQYYIIEVNPRVSRSSALASKATGYPIAKIAAEIAVGLNLSEIKNPVTQTTYAAFEPALDYVVAKIPRFAFDKFPTADAHLGTQMKATGEVMAIGTTIEEATLKAVASLETTATLQTTLQPTGPITTAEFLTALQKPTDQRLFYLCAAFAHGWPLVKLAELTKITPFFLCKIQHIMQLAQALVDHPTTANLLTAKKYGLSLATCHYYSGWTTAEIRATTAQHPLVYHMVDTCAGEFASTTPYFYSTAFGEVNESQPLGNSILVLGSGPIRIGQGIEFDYTTVHCVKAIQQAGYHAIVVNNNPETVSTDFSSSDKLYFEPLTLEALLPIIELEQPRGVIVQFGGQTAINLAKALADHGVNILGTSVAATDLTENRHDFANLLHTHQIAQATGTTITTLAAAHPAAQAIGYPLLVRPSFVLGGRAMAIVHTEAELTPVINAALAAGQGAPILMDHYLSGLECEVDVLSDGQNSCIPGIMTHIEGAGIHSGDSIAVYPPQHLSTATQQTIVNIAIELSRALHCVGLLNIQFVVTKQGINVIDVNPRASRTVPFMSKVTHLPLAQLATQLILGQTLANIGLPAGIYPISDQVAIKAPVFSFNKLPAMPTILSPAMKSTGETIGLGATFASAWQAAMADSYQLDNWQLSDGIITDAFTIAQPNVQQWLALYPVPITVVTTTTDFPVTTKAVSFSLDPTAQNLLTNWALNQAQPLVTALDTLKTLVQVNQNTVEA, encoded by the coding sequence ATGCCTAAAAATATTAACATCCATTCAATTGTTGTCATCGGTTCCGGCCCCATTAAAATCGGCCAGGCAGCTGAATTTGATTATGCCGGCACCCAGGCTTGTTTGAGTTTAAAAGCTACTGGCTACCACGTTATCTTAATTAACTCTAATCCAGCCACTATTATGACGGACACCGATACCGCCGATGAAGTTTTCTTAAAACCATTGACCCTACCGAGCGTTACTAAAATTTTAGAACAGACTCAACCCGATGCCCTACTCCCAACACTTGGCGGGCAAACTGCCCTCAACTTAGCGATGGCTTTAGATCAAGCAGGTGTCTTAACTCGACTCCACATTCAATTACTCGGAACTTCATTAAAAACGATTAATCAAGCTGAAGATCGCGCAGCATTTAAAGCCTTAATGACGACGTTGCATCAACCCACACCTGCTAGTACAACCGTTCATCACATCGCAACTGCGCTAACCTTTGCCGAACAAATCGGCTACCCCGTAATTGTTCGGCCTGCTTTTACGTTAGGTGGCTTTGGTGGTGGTATTGCAACAAACGCCACCGCACTAACTCAAATTTTACAGCGAGGCTTAACCCTCTCTCCTGTCACGGAATGTTTAATTGAACAGAGCATCGCTGGCTTTAAAGAAATTGAATTTGAAGTCATGCGCGACAATGTAGGCACCAAAATTGTTGTTTGCAGTATGGAAAATTTCGACCCCGTTGGGATTCACACCGGTGATTCGATTGTCTATGCCCCGGCACAAACTTTAAGTGACACTGAATATCAGAACTTACGTAACGCAGCATTAACCATTGTTGACGCCTTAGATATTAAAGGCGGCTGCAATGTTCAATTAGCCCAAGACCCGGCCAGTAACCAATATTATATTATCGAAGTCAATCCGCGAGTCAGTCGATCCTCAGCACTAGCGTCTAAAGCCACCGGCTACCCCATTGCAAAAATTGCCGCTGAAATTGCGGTCGGTTTGAACCTATCTGAAATTAAAAATCCAGTGACCCAGACGACTTACGCAGCCTTTGAACCGGCTTTAGATTACGTGGTCGCAAAAATTCCGCGTTTTGCATTTGATAAGTTTCCCACGGCGGATGCGCATTTAGGCACCCAGATGAAGGCCACCGGTGAAGTCATGGCAATTGGCACGACTATTGAAGAAGCGACGTTAAAAGCGGTCGCCTCCTTAGAGACCACCGCCACTTTGCAAACAACCTTACAACCCACTGGTCCAATTACGACAGCCGAATTTTTGACAGCCTTACAAAAACCAACTGACCAGCGGTTATTCTATCTCTGCGCAGCTTTTGCTCACGGCTGGCCCTTAGTAAAATTGGCTGAATTAACGAAAATTACCCCATTCTTTTTATGCAAAATACAACACATTATGCAGTTAGCCCAGGCACTTGTTGACCACCCTACAACTGCTAACCTCCTAACGGCCAAAAAATACGGTTTATCGTTAGCCACCTGTCACTATTATTCCGGTTGGACAACCGCTGAAATTAGGGCCACAACTGCACAACACCCACTTGTCTATCATATGGTCGATACATGTGCAGGTGAATTTGCGAGTACGACACCTTATTTTTACAGTACAGCATTCGGAGAAGTTAACGAAAGTCAACCACTCGGCAATAGCATTTTAGTTTTAGGCTCTGGCCCAATCCGGATTGGTCAGGGAATTGAATTTGATTACACTACCGTGCACTGTGTTAAAGCCATTCAACAAGCTGGTTATCACGCTATTGTCGTCAACAATAATCCTGAAACCGTTTCGACTGATTTTTCAAGCTCGGATAAACTCTACTTTGAACCATTAACTTTAGAAGCTTTACTACCGATTATTGAATTAGAACAACCACGTGGCGTCATCGTGCAGTTTGGCGGCCAGACGGCCATTAACTTAGCAAAAGCATTAGCTGATCATGGAGTTAATATTCTAGGTACAAGTGTCGCAGCCACTGATCTCACTGAAAACCGGCATGATTTCGCCAACTTACTCCACACCCACCAGATTGCCCAAGCGACTGGCACAACCATTACCACCTTAGCTGCCGCCCACCCAGCAGCTCAAGCAATTGGCTATCCTTTACTTGTGCGACCTAGTTTCGTACTCGGTGGCCGTGCCATGGCAATCGTCCACACTGAAGCAGAACTGACCCCCGTCATTAACGCTGCTTTGGCTGCTGGTCAAGGTGCCCCAATTTTAATGGATCACTACTTATCCGGACTAGAATGCGAAGTAGACGTTTTATCCGACGGTCAAAACAGTTGTATTCCAGGTATCATGACCCACATCGAGGGAGCGGGGATTCATTCTGGCGATTCCATCGCCGTCTATCCGCCACAACATTTATCCACCGCAACTCAACAGACCATCGTGAATATTGCGATCGAACTAAGCCGAGCACTTCATTGCGTAGGGCTCCTCAATATTCAGTTTGTGGTGACTAAACAGGGTATTAATGTGATTGATGTTAATCCCCGGGCCAGCCGAACCGTGCCATTTATGAGCAAAGTCACCCATTTACCACTTGCGCAATTAGCGACGCAGTTAATTTTGGGACAAACCTTGGCTAACATTGGCTTACCAGCGGGCATCTACCCGATTAGCGACCAGGTTGCAATTAAAGCACCCGTCTTTTCTTTCAATAAGTTGCCAGCAATGCCAACTATTCTAAGCCCCGCGATGAAATCAACTGGCGAAACCATCGGTTTAGGCGCAACCTTTGCCAGTGCTTGGCAAGCGGCTATGGCTGACAGTTATCAATTAGATAATTGGCAACTAAGTGATGGCATTATTACGGATGCTTTCACGATAGCACAACCTAACGTCCAACAATGGTTAGCATTGTACCCGGTCCCAATCACCGTTGTAACAACTACAACCGACTTCCCCGTCACAACCAAAGCGGTCAGTTTTTCACTGGACCCGACCGCACAAAATCTACTCACCAATTGGGCTTTAAATCAGGCCCAACCATTAGTGACCGCCCTGGATACTTTAAAAACCTTAGTACAAGTTAATCAGAATACTGTTGAAGCATAA
- a CDS encoding bacteriocin: MNKKLFIYANLSDKDLATVSGGSLGNIVGHILYFTSKGMREYGKTLNKAYTKKH, encoded by the coding sequence ATGAATAAAAAATTATTTATTTATGCTAACTTATCTGACAAAGATTTAGCAACTGTTAGCGGCGGTAGTTTAGGAAATATAGTTGGCCATATCTTATATTTTACATCTAAAGGGATGCGTGAATACGGGAAAACACTCAACAAAGCCTATACTAAAAAACATTGA
- a CDS encoding bacteriocin class II family protein produces the protein MKNFKSLSEQELDSITGGGKKFGLAVAVDWAIVQGKEAWKTYKKDYRRWK, from the coding sequence ATGAAAAACTTTAAATCTTTATCCGAACAGGAACTTGATAGTATTACTGGTGGTGGGAAAAAGTTCGGTTTAGCTGTTGCAGTTGACTGGGCCATAGTTCAAGGAAAAGAAGCATGGAAAACCTATAAAAAAGACTATCGACGCTGGAAATAG
- a CDS encoding type II toxin-antitoxin system PemK/MazF family toxin codes for MTTADIKRGDIFYADLSPVVGSEQGGMRPVLIVQNNVGNHYSPTVIVAAITAKVQKAKMPTHVNINAAHTGIEKNSVVLLEQVRTLDKQRLKDRVTHLDEQTMQRVDSALQVSVGLADRTKHRSRRTMQS; via the coding sequence ATGACCACCGCTGATATTAAGCGTGGTGATATCTTTTATGCCGATTTATCGCCAGTTGTGGGGTCCGAGCAGGGCGGCATGCGACCGGTATTAATCGTACAGAATAACGTTGGTAATCATTATAGTCCGACTGTCATTGTTGCGGCAATTACAGCGAAAGTTCAAAAGGCAAAGATGCCCACGCATGTGAACATCAATGCGGCGCATACTGGCATTGAAAAAAATTCAGTTGTCTTGTTGGAACAGGTTCGGACGTTAGATAAACAACGGCTAAAAGATCGCGTAACGCACTTAGATGAACAAACGATGCAACGGGTTGATAGTGCGCTCCAGGTTAGTGTTGGCTTAGCTGATCGCACGAAGCATCGTTCACGGCGTACCATGCAATCCTAA
- a CDS encoding carbamoyl phosphate synthase small subunit has protein sequence MQKFLTLADGTQWTGTGFGDLNVIGAGPLVFNTGMTGYQETITDPSYLNQLIAFTYPLIGNYGIDPTVNQSATLGTQAVIVHELTDFADHYTSRQSLDNFLLTHHIPGIKDVDTRSLTTHLRTTGTQMAILSNQPVTDFNATLAMAPLKQLIPKPLPANLPTQSAHHLIVLDFGEKQAITTALQARGCQVSVLPATSSFKTIQAYHPDGVLLSNGPGNPQHYAAILPLIRQLAQHYPLAGICLGHQLIALAYGAKTYQLPFGHHGLNHPVQATATGQVIMTAQNHDYAVDPASLTTTPLHVTYTELNDSSVEGLALPQATVMSVQFHPEAHPGPQEAGQFFDQFIAVLQKEAMLNA, from the coding sequence ATGCAGAAATTTTTAACGTTAGCTGATGGTACGCAATGGACGGGCACAGGCTTTGGCGATCTCAATGTGATAGGTGCTGGTCCGCTCGTCTTTAACACTGGGATGACCGGTTACCAGGAAACCATCACTGACCCTTCCTACCTCAATCAGCTCATTGCTTTCACTTATCCCCTAATTGGTAATTACGGCATCGATCCTACCGTTAACCAGTCAGCGACGCTCGGCACACAAGCGGTGATTGTCCATGAATTGACTGATTTCGCTGACCACTACACCAGCCGTCAATCACTCGATAACTTCTTGTTAACTCATCATATTCCTGGAATTAAAGATGTGGATACCCGTTCATTAACTACTCATCTACGGACAACTGGCACTCAAATGGCAATTCTCAGCAATCAACCAGTGACCGACTTTAATGCAACTTTGGCGATGGCGCCTTTAAAGCAACTCATCCCTAAACCATTACCAGCCAACTTACCCACGCAATCCGCTCACCACTTAATCGTCCTAGACTTTGGCGAAAAGCAGGCCATTACTACTGCATTGCAAGCCCGTGGTTGCCAAGTCAGTGTGTTACCTGCAACCAGTTCTTTTAAAACCATTCAGGCTTACCACCCTGATGGCGTCCTACTTTCAAACGGTCCTGGAAACCCACAACATTATGCTGCGATATTACCGTTAATTCGACAACTCGCACAACATTATCCCTTGGCTGGTATTTGTCTCGGACACCAATTAATTGCACTGGCTTATGGGGCCAAAACCTATCAATTGCCCTTTGGCCATCACGGCTTAAATCATCCGGTACAAGCTACCGCAACCGGGCAAGTCATTATGACCGCACAAAATCATGATTATGCTGTTGACCCAGCCTCGTTAACAACCACGCCACTACATGTCACCTACACCGAACTCAACGACAGCAGTGTTGAAGGCCTGGCATTACCCCAAGCAACCGTCATGTCTGTCCAATTTCATCCTGAGGCCCACCCAGGTCCACAAGAAGCTGGTCAGTTTTTCGATCAATTTATTGCCGTCTTACAAAAGGAGGCTATGCTTAATGCCTAA
- a CDS encoding response regulator transcription factor: MFPVYLLEDNQSQRTQYTDFIKKAIMINEYAMTLMLSTDDPKKLLAASQHTKTGLFFLDMEIKEDTTAGLKISEKIRAQLPLANIVFITTHEELSFVTLERRVAPLDYILKDQFLEAIQKKIVMDIDNVQAQQAKTMFQKKIVFNYKIGNRFFSIPMNQVVLVQINQATNGQLTVLATGEKKEASFPGSLGVLEAAYPNLFRCNKSLLINPDYIENYDAKKRVLQLYGELTCKVSFRKGRELAKWFKTVS, from the coding sequence ATGTTTCCAGTTTATTTGTTAGAAGACAATCAGAGCCAACGCACACAATATACGGATTTTATAAAAAAAGCCATTATGATTAATGAATATGCGATGACTTTAATGTTGTCAACAGATGATCCAAAGAAGCTATTAGCTGCTAGTCAGCACACCAAAACAGGACTCTTTTTTTTAGATATGGAAATTAAAGAAGATACAACTGCTGGCTTGAAAATTTCAGAAAAAATAAGAGCACAACTACCGCTGGCAAACATTGTTTTCATTACAACTCATGAGGAATTATCATTTGTAACATTGGAGCGGCGAGTAGCACCACTAGATTATATTTTAAAAGATCAATTCTTAGAAGCTATTCAGAAAAAAATTGTTATGGATATTGATAATGTTCAGGCACAACAAGCGAAAACAATGTTTCAAAAAAAGATAGTATTTAATTATAAAATTGGTAATCGTTTTTTTTCGATTCCAATGAACCAAGTTGTCTTAGTACAGATCAATCAAGCAACGAATGGGCAGTTAACCGTATTAGCGACAGGAGAAAAAAAAGAAGCTAGTTTTCCGGGGAGCTTGGGCGTTCTGGAAGCCGCTTATCCTAATTTATTTAGATGCAATAAAAGCTTGCTGATAAATCCTGATTACATTGAGAATTATGATGCTAAAAAAAGAGTGTTGCAACTGTATGGTGAGTTGACATGTAAAGTTTCATTTCGTAAGGGGCGAGAGCTAGCCAAATGGTTTAAAACAGTTAGTTAG
- a CDS encoding QueT transporter family protein, with protein sequence MTQSKIRPWIINALVAAIYIVLSVGPAAFNLASGAIQFRVSEGLNHLVVFNRKYIWGIVAGVILFDAFGPGASLLNVVFGGAQSLIALLVVSWLGPKLTKVWQRLVLNIILFTISMCMIAWMLMLVGGATAFWPTYLTTALSEFIIMTITAPIMVGLNRILQFSDRISR encoded by the coding sequence ATGACGCAATCAAAAATTCGGCCGTGGATTATTAATGCTTTAGTCGCGGCTATTTATATCGTTTTATCTGTTGGTCCAGCTGCTTTTAACTTAGCTTCGGGCGCCATTCAATTCCGTGTTTCGGAAGGCCTGAATCATCTGGTCGTCTTTAACCGGAAATATATTTGGGGGATTGTGGCGGGGGTTATCTTATTTGATGCATTTGGCCCAGGAGCTAGCTTACTAAACGTGGTCTTTGGTGGGGCGCAATCGCTAATTGCCTTGTTAGTTGTGAGTTGGCTTGGCCCGAAACTCACTAAAGTTTGGCAACGCTTGGTCTTGAATATTATTTTATTCACTATTTCAATGTGCATGATTGCTTGGATGTTAATGCTAGTTGGCGGAGCGACCGCTTTTTGGCCAACTTACTTAACGACGGCCCTTTCTGAATTCATTATCATGACAATTACGGCGCCCATTATGGTCGGTTTGAATCGTATCTTACAATTTAGTGACCGAATTAGTCGGTAA